The Propionibacterium freudenreichii subsp. freudenreichii genome contains a region encoding:
- the hemC gene encoding hydroxymethylbilane synthase: MSQTPQGASGDRRVLKIGTRGSRLARSQSAMTAALIEQVTGLPTELVIVRTDGDDLSIPLSAPPRPGAFVARLRDVLLDGEVDIAVHSFKDLPFAPMPGLSVVAVPQRAAAFDALVSRDALGLDELPAGSKVGTSSPRRASALLRYRDDLEIVPIRGNVDTRIRKVREGRVDAAVLAAAGLERLGLHDEITELIDPKVIVPAPAQGALAVEMRTDDPLAATVAQINDHDTRIQVAAERQVLTGVQATCTTAIGAHSVLQGYSLTLMADLTDHMGVAHAHVARTIGLRRGDPTDDARALGESVAEQLLERP, encoded by the coding sequence GTGAGCCAGACCCCGCAGGGCGCCTCGGGTGATCGCCGCGTGCTGAAGATCGGCACTCGGGGTTCGCGGCTGGCGCGCTCGCAGAGCGCCATGACAGCCGCCCTCATTGAACAGGTCACCGGGCTGCCCACCGAACTGGTGATCGTGCGCACCGACGGCGACGACCTGTCGATCCCGCTGTCGGCGCCGCCGCGCCCGGGGGCCTTCGTCGCCCGCCTGCGTGATGTGCTGCTCGACGGCGAAGTCGACATCGCCGTGCATTCCTTCAAGGACCTGCCCTTCGCGCCCATGCCCGGGCTGTCGGTGGTGGCCGTGCCGCAGCGCGCCGCCGCCTTCGACGCCCTGGTGAGCCGCGACGCACTGGGCCTCGACGAGCTGCCGGCCGGATCGAAGGTCGGCACGTCCAGCCCGCGGCGCGCCAGCGCGCTGCTGCGCTACCGCGACGACCTGGAGATCGTGCCCATCAGGGGCAATGTCGATACCCGCATCCGCAAGGTGCGCGAGGGACGCGTCGACGCCGCCGTGCTCGCCGCCGCCGGCCTGGAGCGGCTCGGCCTGCACGACGAGATCACCGAGCTGATCGACCCGAAGGTGATCGTGCCCGCCCCGGCGCAGGGCGCCCTCGCCGTCGAGATGCGCACCGATGATCCGTTGGCCGCCACCGTCGCGCAGATCAACGACCACGACACGCGCATCCAGGTGGCCGCCGAGCGCCAGGTGCTCACCGGCGTGCAGGCCACCTGCACCACCGCCATCGGAGCCCACAGCGTGCTGCAGGGCTATTCCCTGACGCTGATGGCCGACCTCACCGATCACATGGGCGTCGCCCATGCCCATGTCGCCCGCACCATCGGCCTGCGCCGGGGTGACCCGACCGACGACGCCCGGGCGCTTGGGGAAAGTGTCGCCGAACAGCTTCTGGAGCGCCCATGA
- a CDS encoding glutamyl-tRNA reductase, whose amino-acid sequence MRIHLVGVDYLTAPLTALASLAPADELALTVMGREPGIAGAALLSTCNRYELIVDATDAVDPDRLLGLAKAGIRELAPDVDPRALAGLEVRSDDTAICHLFEVGAGLCSAVVGDKQVAGQLRRAYELASDRGQCTARLHRLFHDCLRVSRTVASSTSLGAVGRSAAGVGLDLAMGRGGLRGARVLLMGTGSFARVVVAELTDRRVGEIECWSASGRAEEFAAHHPVTPVSSDGLDRALQSADLVITCSGNGVVLSGTTLSAARPELARNADRQLSVIDLSLGGDVDEAAAELPGVHLVRLDDVSSRTAQLQSAVIEEAQRVVTQGVAAHLSKERARVADPLVTALRQHAKVLVDDELARVRENESPEVVQAVERSLRHAIGVMMHTPTVRFSQLAEEGKLEDCRTALDVLFGVEVEA is encoded by the coding sequence GTGCGTATCCATCTCGTCGGCGTCGACTATCTTACGGCGCCACTGACAGCCCTTGCCTCGCTGGCGCCGGCTGACGAGCTGGCCCTCACGGTCATGGGACGCGAACCCGGCATCGCCGGGGCCGCCCTGCTGTCCACGTGCAACCGCTATGAGCTGATCGTCGATGCCACCGATGCCGTGGACCCCGACCGTCTGCTCGGGCTGGCCAAGGCCGGAATCCGCGAGCTCGCCCCCGATGTCGATCCCCGTGCGCTGGCCGGACTGGAGGTGCGCAGCGACGACACCGCCATCTGCCACCTGTTCGAGGTGGGCGCCGGACTGTGTTCCGCCGTGGTCGGCGACAAGCAGGTGGCCGGCCAGTTGCGCCGTGCCTATGAGCTGGCCTCCGACCGGGGCCAGTGCACCGCGCGCCTGCACCGGCTCTTCCACGACTGCCTGCGCGTCTCGCGCACGGTCGCCTCGTCCACCTCGCTGGGTGCGGTGGGACGCTCCGCCGCCGGCGTCGGACTCGACCTGGCCATGGGGCGTGGCGGCCTGCGGGGCGCGCGCGTGCTGCTGATGGGCACCGGATCATTCGCCCGTGTGGTGGTCGCCGAGCTCACCGACCGACGGGTCGGCGAGATCGAGTGCTGGTCGGCATCGGGACGCGCCGAGGAATTCGCCGCACACCATCCGGTGACGCCGGTGTCGTCCGATGGCCTGGACCGGGCACTGCAATCGGCCGACCTGGTGATCACCTGCTCGGGCAACGGGGTGGTGCTCAGTGGCACCACGCTGTCGGCCGCACGCCCGGAACTGGCGCGCAACGCCGACCGGCAACTGTCGGTGATCGACCTCTCGCTGGGCGGCGATGTCGACGAGGCCGCCGCCGAACTGCCCGGCGTGCACCTGGTGCGACTCGACGATGTCAGCTCGCGCACCGCACAGCTGCAGTCCGCCGTGATCGAGGAGGCACAACGCGTGGTCACCCAGGGTGTCGCCGCCCATCTGTCCAAGGAACGCGCCAGGGTCGCCGATCCGCTCGTCACGGCGCTGCGCCAGCATGCGAAGGTGCTCGTCGACGATGAACTGGCACGCGTGCGCGAGAACGAGTCACCCGAGGTGGTGCAGGCCGTCGAACGGTCGCTGCGCCACGCCATCGGCGTCATGATGCACACCCCCACGGTGCGCTTCTCGCAGCTTGCCGAGGAGGGCAAGCTCGAGGACTGCAGGACCGCCCTGGACGTGCTGTTCGGTGTCGAGGTGGAAGCGTGA